From the Sebastes umbrosus isolate fSebUmb1 chromosome 2, fSebUmb1.pri, whole genome shotgun sequence genome, one window contains:
- the ulk3 gene encoding serine/threonine-protein kinase ULK3: MASTSSFAPPKLSDFILTERLGSGTYATVYKAYRKGDSREVVAVKVVAKKTLNRASTENLLTEIEILKTMRHPHIVQLKDFQWDAENIYLIMEWCSGGDLSRFIRSRRILPERVARRFLQQIACALQFLHERNISHLDLKPQNILLSGSVLKLADFGFAQYMSPWDEQSALRGSPLYMAPEMVCRRQYDSRVDLWSVGVILYEALFGRAPFASRSYAELEEKIRSNQPIELPPGARVSKDCRDLLLRLLERNPDARITFAEFFTHPFMDMEHMPSAESLAKAKELVLQAVQKDQEGERSAALSLYCGALEHFVPAIHHETDRQRKDAIRQKVSQYVSRAEELKALVASDYRLSFEEARTSRDVLREMSRDQPRLLAALEVASAATAKEESGSDDHEALDVYQRCLGELLLALAAEPQGRRRELLHGEIKSLMSRAEYLKKHIKMQETQRDVSLDREPLADSVRSSCCLQ, encoded by the exons CTCCTCCAAAACTGTCCGACTTCATCCTCACAGAGCGGCTGGGCAGTGGTACCTATGCTACAGTCTACAAAGCCTACAGAAAG GGGGACAGTCGAGAGGTGGTGGCAGTGAAGGTGGTTGCGAAGAAGACTCTGAACAGAGCATCGACAGAAAACCTGCTCACAGAGATTGAAATACTCAAGACGATGCGTCACCCTCATATAGTCCAGCTTAAAGACTTTCAG TGGGATGCTGAGAATATTTATCTGATCATGGAGTGGTGTTCTGGCGGCGATCTCTCCCGCTTCATTCGCAGTCGCAGAATTTTACCTGAGAGGGTGGCCCGGCGCTTCCTGCAACAGATAG CCTGTGCCCTCCAGTTTCTTCATGAGCGAAACATCTCTCACCTGGACTTGAAACCTCAGAACATTCTGCTCAGCGGCTCCGTCCTAAAACTAGCAG ATTTTGGTTTTGCCCAGTACATGTCGCCGTGGGATGAGCAGAGTGCCCTGAGAGGTTCTCCTCTTTACATGGCTCCTGAGATGGTGTGCCGACGCCAGTATGACTCCAGGGTGGATCTCTGGTCAGTGGGAGTTATTCTCTATG AGGCACTGTTTGGGCGAGCACCGTTTGCATCGAGGTCATACGCTGAATTGGAGGAGAAGATCCGGAGTAACCAACCTATTGAG CTCCCTCCTGGGGCCAGGGTATCCAAGGACTGCAGAGACCTTCTGTTGCGGCTGCTGGAGAGAAATCCAGATGCCCGGATCACCTTCGCCGAGTTCTTCACCCACCCTTTCATGGATATGGAGCACATGCCGAGCGCAGAGAGCCTAGCGAAAGCG AAAGAGCTGGTCCTGCAGGCCGTTCAGAAGGACCAGGAGGGGGAGAGGTCCGCTGCGCTCTCTCTTTACTGCGGTGCCCTTGAGCACTTTGTCCCCGCCATTCACC ACGAGACAGACCGACAACGTAAAGACGCCATCAGGCAGAAG GTCAGCCAGTATGTATCCAGAGCCGAGGAGCTGAAAGCCCTGGTGGCCTCAGACTACAGACTGAGCTTTGAGGAGGCCCGGACCTCCAGGGATGTCCTCCGAG AAATGTCTCGAGACCAACCGCGACTGCTGGCTGCTCTGGAGGTGGCCTCTGCTGCCACTGCTAAG GAGGAGAGTGGATCGGATGATCACGAGGCTCTGGATGTGTACCAGCGGTGCTTAGGAGAACTACTGTTGGCGCTAGCAG CCGAACCCCAGGGCCGCAGGAGAGAGCTGCTGCACGGCGAG ATTAAAAGCCTCATGTCCAGAGCTGAATACCTCAAAAAGCATATCAAG atGCAGGAAACTCAGAGGGACGTGTCTCTGGATCGAGAACCTCTTGCGGACTCCGTCAGAAGCT CTTGCTGTTTGCAGTAA